The Gossypium hirsutum isolate 1008001.06 chromosome D02, Gossypium_hirsutum_v2.1, whole genome shotgun sequence region TGATATCTTAAAAGTAGAAAGATGGCAGTATGAATTTACCAAGAAAGTTGCATGGGACCGCGGCCACAATAGTTTACACCAGGATAACATGGATAATTTGGGTTATATTCGCAATAACCTGCAGGGCAACCTACTTCCTCATTGAAGCAATATCCCCATGCATATCGACCACCGGGTGCACCGTCCCATCCACCTACGCAGATCATCATTTTactagttaaatatatatatgatacacGAATGTTTATATTTCTGTACTTCCGAAAAGCTATAAGACAAATTAATTACCAGTAGTTTCGTGGGAAGTTTGGCCTAAGAAAGCAGCAACTTCCCTTTTCCGAGTGTCGTTATCCCCGTTCGCCGCAAAGTCCGGATACAACTTTGCGGCAGCTATGAAAGCATCGTAGGTGTAGAAGTTAGCGGCTGGGCAACGAGGATCGTTCCTATATGGCAGCATCTCTTCAAACAGTTCACTCGATATAATGTCACCAAGTGCACCACCGTCACCGCTGCTGCCACCGCCTCCTCCGCCGCCACCGCCACCGCCACCACCACCAGAGTCACCATCAGTGCAATTAAGTTGACAACCATTTTCCTCGAGGCAGTAGCTGTCAGTGGTGCCACAATAGCCCCATCTGCTACAACATATGCCACCAGGACATAAAGCACCACCGGCTTCCTCACCACATTGCACAGCTGTGGCTAGAACCACCGCATAGGATAAAAACAATGAAGAAAATAACAACGTATGTAATCTCATTATTGCAAATGTACGTAGATTTGTGATGAAATGCGAGAGGATATGGTTACATATATATAGAGTTTTGTTTTGACGATGGATAATATCGGAATTTAGCCCAATATTATTGAAAATGTTCGACAAATATCAGAACGTGGCGCTGGCTGGTT contains the following coding sequences:
- the LOC107908144 gene encoding endochitinase, with product MRLHTLLFSSLFLSYAVVLATAVQCGEEAGGALCPGGICCSRWGYCGTTDSYCLEENGCQLNCTDGDSGGGGGGGGGGGGGGSSGDGGALGDIISSELFEEMLPYRNDPRCPAANFYTYDAFIAAAKLYPDFAANGDNDTRKREVAAFLGQTSHETTGGWDGAPGGRYAWGYCFNEEVGCPAGYCEYNPNYPCYPGVNYCGRGPMQLSWNYNYGQFGESIGQKEELLQHPEVLKTNVTLSFMSAFWFWMTAQPPKPSCHSVITGEWIPSANDVAAGRLPGYGVTTNIINGGLECGHGPDSRVESRIKFYERYCDILGVSYGPDLDCYNQRPFSWGLLVESI